A window of Infirmifilum lucidum contains these coding sequences:
- a CDS encoding geranylgeranyl reductase family protein: MYDAIVVGAGPSGSSAARILAEKGFKVLALDSARFPRLKVCGGGIGWRVFRDYRGLVDVPEEYRVRANISLFVSPSGYTVEVSASDLEGYLIPRTAFDHSLVRAAVNAGAELREGVTVTGVVEEDSKVRVFTKSGEVVEGSVAIGADGVYSVVARSLGLQPANWLRDNAFCPVAYVPASRPGSGEHELEFYLGFMGEGYAWIFRHYDHLNVGIGTLRKNYTVPPDKALYDFMKNNPIASRKIKLGGESVKSRYIPYNGMLRRLYSRRVLLVGDAGGFVNTLTGEGIWMAMKTGELAAEAVTKALETGELLKNFRSYQRRVETHPEIGEELKYGRILRDMFFSSPRLFDEYILRAREDQKLAKLLGDLVFARKPYPELVRQLARELPLALTSKVLASAPVKSIQLLLGYGDPYFPGEGVASRCTYYTESSA, translated from the coding sequence ATGTACGACGCTATTGTAGTCGGCGCTGGCCCCTCCGGGAGCAGCGCGGCCAGGATTCTGGCAGAGAAGGGGTTCAAAGTCCTAGCGCTCGACTCTGCTAGGTTCCCCAGGCTCAAGGTGTGTGGGGGAGGGATTGGGTGGAGAGTTTTCCGCGACTACCGCGGGCTCGTAGATGTTCCAGAAGAATACAGAGTTAGAGCAAACATAAGCCTCTTCGTCTCGCCGTCAGGGTACACCGTCGAGGTTAGTGCATCGGATCTTGAGGGCTACCTCATACCAAGGACAGCGTTCGACCACTCCCTGGTCAGGGCAGCTGTTAATGCGGGCGCCGAGCTCCGTGAGGGCGTCACGGTTACCGGTGTAGTAGAGGAGGATTCCAAGGTTAGAGTCTTCACGAAGAGCGGCGAAGTGGTGGAGGGGAGTGTCGCCATAGGTGCAGACGGCGTGTACTCGGTCGTAGCCAGATCCCTGGGCCTCCAGCCGGCTAACTGGTTGCGGGACAACGCCTTCTGCCCCGTAGCCTACGTCCCGGCTTCGAGACCTGGGAGCGGCGAGCACGAGCTGGAGTTCTACCTCGGGTTCATGGGTGAGGGCTATGCCTGGATCTTCAGGCACTACGACCACCTTAACGTCGGCATAGGCACCTTGAGGAAGAACTACACGGTGCCACCCGACAAGGCCCTCTACGACTTCATGAAGAACAACCCTATTGCCTCGAGGAAGATAAAACTCGGCGGCGAGAGCGTTAAGAGCAGGTATATACCCTATAACGGCATGCTGAGGAGGCTCTACTCGAGGCGCGTGCTACTCGTGGGAGACGCTGGGGGCTTCGTCAACACGCTCACAGGGGAGGGTATCTGGATGGCCATGAAGACTGGGGAGCTCGCCGCTGAGGCTGTCACAAAGGCCCTAGAAACAGGCGAGCTCCTCAAGAACTTCAGGAGCTACCAACGCCGCGTGGAGACGCACCCAGAGATAGGCGAAGAGCTGAAATACGGGAGAATTCTCAGGGACATGTTCTTCTCGTCGCCGCGGCTCTTCGACGAGTACATACTGCGGGCCCGGGAGGATCAGAAGCTGGCCAAGTTGCTCGGCGACCTCGTGTTCGCGCGTAAACCCTACCCAGAGCTCGTCAGGCAGCTAGCGCGGGAACTGCCGCTAGCCTTGACGTCCAAGGTTCTGGCCAGTGCTCCAGTGAAGTCGATTCAGCTCCTACTAGGCTACGGCGACCCGTACTTCCCGGGCGAGGGGGTAGCGTCTCGCTGCACTTATTACACCGAGAGCTCGGCTTAG
- a CDS encoding B3/B4 domain-containing protein → MSYCGELEELVRVDQHIYELGVEIAYTVLWLDGSYAEIPPKIIERAVSEVRNKYRIESLPSVPEVRAYRDFYWRIGIDPTKTRPSSEALVRRVLRGEYPRINALVDAGNVASIETLVPIGIYDLEKAAPPLLLTLSKGGEVFSPLGGREELLPPGLPILVDSRGLVMHLYPHRDSRLTCVLPETRLALVVGGGVPGILRDRVVQAVRRVVEILSEVNWKNCGKIVLKASS, encoded by the coding sequence ATGTCCTATTGCGGTGAGCTCGAAGAGCTCGTGAGGGTCGACCAGCACATCTATGAACTCGGCGTCGAGATAGCGTACACGGTTCTATGGCTAGATGGCTCGTATGCAGAAATCCCTCCGAAGATAATCGAAAGGGCAGTCAGCGAAGTCAGGAATAAGTACAGGATAGAGAGCCTCCCAAGCGTCCCGGAAGTGAGGGCGTACAGGGACTTCTACTGGCGCATAGGGATTGACCCGACGAAGACGAGGCCCTCCAGCGAGGCACTCGTCAGGCGTGTTCTGAGGGGAGAGTACCCGAGGATAAACGCACTGGTTGACGCGGGCAACGTCGCCTCCATAGAGACTCTTGTCCCCATAGGCATATACGACCTCGAGAAAGCCGCCCCGCCCCTGCTCCTGACTCTCTCAAAGGGGGGCGAGGTGTTCTCACCGCTTGGAGGCAGAGAAGAGCTACTGCCTCCAGGGCTCCCAATACTAGTAGACTCCCGGGGTCTAGTCATGCACCTCTACCCGCACCGGGACAGCAGGCTAACCTGCGTGTTGCCTGAAACAAGGCTTGCACTCGTCGTTGGCGGCGGTGTCCCGGGGATTCTACGGGATAGGGTAGTTCAGGCCGTTAGACGGGTAGTAGAAATACTCTCTGAGGTCAACTGGAAGAACTGCGGGAAAATAGTCCTTAAAGCTAGTTCCTGA